One stretch of Pseudomonas fragi DNA includes these proteins:
- a CDS encoding DUF3094 family protein yields the protein MPSRLNPDDLKRVEEYLQLPQNQVERRPFRPWLLLAIVVVAVIGMGLLSRLLSYLAL from the coding sequence ATGCCCAGCCGTCTGAACCCCGATGATCTGAAGCGTGTCGAAGAGTACCTTCAACTGCCACAAAATCAGGTTGAGCGCCGGCCTTTCAGGCCTTGGCTGCTCCTTGCCATCGTGGTGGTCGCGGTCATCGGCATGGGCCTTTTGAGCCGCCTCCTGAGTTACCTGGCGCTATGA
- a CDS encoding MOSC domain-containing protein has protein sequence MSPLQELMAEVPQTGRVRWIGVRPESRADMLELDAVEARREAGLTGDHARPGACNARQVTLIQWEHLAVINSLLGRTADQPILAQDLRRNLVVSGINLFSLKGRRFRVGQAILETTGWCQPCARLEQRLGRGTFQAVRGHGGITARVIESGIIRLDDELRVEPLGPHGYASFHPG, from the coding sequence GTGAGCCCGCTGCAGGAGCTTATGGCCGAAGTCCCGCAAACCGGCCGCGTACGCTGGATTGGCGTGCGCCCCGAGTCCCGGGCAGACATGCTCGAACTGGACGCGGTAGAAGCCCGCCGCGAAGCCGGACTGACCGGCGATCATGCCCGGCCCGGCGCCTGTAATGCTCGCCAGGTGACCCTGATACAATGGGAACATCTGGCCGTTATCAACTCGCTGCTGGGGCGCACAGCGGATCAGCCGATCCTGGCGCAGGACTTGCGGCGTAATCTGGTGGTCAGCGGGATTAACCTGTTCAGCCTCAAAGGCCGGCGTTTCAGGGTTGGCCAGGCCATCCTCGAAACCACCGGCTGGTGCCAGCCCTGCGCGCGCCTGGAACAGCGCCTTGGCCGCGGGACGTTCCAGGCGGTACGCGGCCACGGCGGGATTACGGCCCGGGTAATCGAAAGCGGGATCATTCGTCTAGACGACGAACTGCGGGTCGAGCCGTTGGGGCCGCACGGCTATGCTTCTTTTCATCCCGGTTGA
- a CDS encoding DUF1780 domain-containing protein, with amino-acid sequence MDDSDYLRLLTIQAEQANAFLSNARKWERERWVCQRLLQGLNIPYHSEDFLQAGQEPPDVLFGDARFEVFFVLDEGRRLNDEWRAELQRRRSAYSLSQLVRREARPKRIPASKLLQRLGPTLHKKATNYKERDIDLSQLDIIAFSSLKREVLDLNSHFPPPTEYLRQGWRSLSLVGPTFARVLFAQPDAPDFLRNNLGRSIIFDVGISL; translated from the coding sequence ATGGACGACTCAGATTATCTACGCCTGCTCACCATCCAGGCCGAGCAAGCCAATGCCTTTTTATCCAATGCCCGCAAATGGGAGCGTGAGCGTTGGGTCTGCCAGCGCCTGCTGCAAGGCCTGAATATCCCCTACCACAGTGAAGATTTCCTGCAGGCGGGCCAGGAACCTCCTGACGTGCTGTTCGGCGACGCACGCTTTGAAGTGTTCTTTGTGCTCGATGAAGGCCGACGCCTGAACGATGAATGGCGTGCAGAACTGCAGCGCAGGCGCAGCGCCTATTCCCTGAGCCAATTGGTCAGGCGCGAAGCGCGGCCCAAACGGATTCCGGCGAGCAAGCTGTTGCAGCGCCTGGGTCCGACCCTGCATAAAAAAGCCACCAACTACAAAGAGCGCGATATCGACCTGAGTCAGCTGGATATCATTGCATTTTCCAGCCTCAAGCGCGAAGTGCTGGACCTTAACAGCCACTTTCCGCCGCCCACTGAATATTTGCGCCAGGGCTGGCGTTCGCTGTCGCTGGTAGGCCCGACCTTTGCCCGGGTGCTGTTTGCCCAGCCGGACGCACCGGACTTTCTGCGCAACAACCTGGGGCGCAGCATTATTTTTGATGTGGGCATCAGCCTGTGA
- a CDS encoding energy-coupling factor ABC transporter permease, translated as MIGTQVLSTQTLVIGWLIYVPVVLWAIWRTPWVELFSDTRRQHLLFGTVFGLFLLWLVRRDFEGGVSYHFIGLTVVTLLLDWPLAVVGALLAQVGLVLLGRQELAAMGVNGVLLILLPIAVTEGCARMVERAQPRNPFVYIFCSGFFAAALAALLCIGAVLGVLWLDGLFVMPFWLEDFVGYLWLIIFPEAFINGMLVTALVVFCPEWLETFNRTRYLAAPWKDDGPE; from the coding sequence ATGATCGGTACGCAGGTGTTATCCACACAAACGCTGGTGATCGGCTGGCTGATTTATGTTCCCGTTGTGCTGTGGGCCATCTGGCGCACGCCCTGGGTTGAGCTGTTTAGCGACACACGGCGCCAGCACCTGTTGTTTGGCACGGTGTTCGGGCTGTTTTTGCTGTGGCTGGTACGGCGCGACTTTGAGGGCGGGGTGTCTTATCACTTTATTGGCCTGACAGTGGTCACGTTGCTCCTCGACTGGCCACTGGCGGTTGTCGGTGCCCTTCTGGCGCAAGTGGGTCTGGTGCTGCTGGGGCGTCAGGAACTGGCCGCGATGGGGGTCAATGGCGTGCTGCTTATTCTGTTGCCGATTGCCGTGACCGAAGGCTGTGCGCGCATGGTCGAGCGGGCGCAGCCGCGTAATCCCTTTGTGTATATCTTCTGCTCGGGTTTTTTTGCCGCAGCGTTGGCGGCGTTGCTGTGTATCGGGGCGGTACTGGGTGTGTTGTGGCTGGACGGGTTGTTTGTGATGCCGTTCTGGCTGGAGGACTTTGTCGGTTATCTGTGGCTGATCATCTTTCCCGAGGCGTTTATCAACGGGATGCTGGTTACCGCACTGGTGGTGTTCTGCCCCGAGTGGCTTGAGACCTTCAACCGCACTCGCTACCTGGCGGCACCGTGGAAGGATGATGGCCCCGAGTAA
- the yacG gene encoding DNA gyrase inhibitor YacG has translation MTKPMTIDCPTCGTAVQWDTTNAFRPFCSDRCKLIDLGAWASEEHKIPVSPDAEDDLFSEDLSERLH, from the coding sequence ATGACCAAACCTATGACCATCGACTGCCCGACCTGCGGCACAGCCGTGCAATGGGATACCACCAACGCGTTTCGCCCGTTTTGCTCTGACCGCTGCAAACTGATCGACCTGGGCGCCTGGGCCAGCGAGGAACACAAGATCCCGGTCAGCCCGGATGCTGAAGATGATCTGTTTTCTGAAGACCTGAGCGAACGCCTGCACTAA
- the coaE gene encoding dephospho-CoA kinase (Dephospho-CoA kinase (CoaE) performs the final step in coenzyme A biosynthesis.) → MMTPPSKPWILGLTGGIGSGKSAAAEHFAAMGIHVVDADHAARWVVEPGRPALARIAEHFGTQVLQADGQLNRGALRNLIFADPEQRRWLEALLHPLIREEIADNLAQAQSPYAILVSPLLIESGQYTTTQRVLVIDAPQALQIQRTLLRDNTSEQQVQAILKAQASREDRLRHADDVLVNDKDLKALQTEVERLHHFYLTLRGGQP, encoded by the coding sequence ATGATGACTCCACCCTCCAAACCCTGGATTCTCGGGCTTACCGGCGGTATCGGTAGTGGCAAAAGCGCCGCTGCCGAGCACTTTGCCGCGATGGGCATACATGTGGTGGACGCTGATCATGCGGCGCGCTGGGTCGTTGAGCCGGGGCGCCCGGCGCTGGCCAGGATTGCCGAACACTTTGGCACGCAGGTGCTGCAAGCCGACGGGCAACTCAACCGCGGCGCATTGCGCAACCTGATCTTTGCCGACCCCGAGCAACGCCGCTGGCTTGAAGCACTGCTGCACCCGCTGATTCGTGAAGAGATCGCGGACAATCTGGCGCAGGCACAATCGCCTTATGCCATTCTGGTTTCGCCGCTGTTGATCGAGTCCGGCCAATACACGACAACCCAACGCGTACTGGTGATCGATGCACCGCAAGCCTTGCAGATACAACGCACGCTATTGCGCGACAACACCAGCGAACAGCAGGTCCAGGCCATTCTCAAGGCACAGGCCAGCCGCGAAGATCGCCTTCGCCACGCTGACGATGTGCTGGTCAATGACAAGGATCTGAAGGCGCTGCAGACTGAGGTCGAGCGCCTGCATCACTTTTATTTAACTCTGCGTGGAGGCCAACCATGA
- a CDS encoding prepilin peptidase, translating into MIELLSHHPDAFIACALILGLLVGSFINVLVWRLPQMLERDWQAQARDILGLPEPARGPVYNLLRPRSHCPDCQHSLRARENIPLLSYLFLRGKCSHCKTPISLRYPLTELACAALSAFVAWHFGFGAQAGWMLVLTWGLLAICLIDAEHQIVPDVLVFPLLWLGLLLNSFSLFTTLGQAVWGAALGYACLWSVFWMFKLITGKDGMGYGDFKLLAVLGAWGGVAVLPLTILLSSLLGAAAGVGLLLLRRARTSTPIPFAPYLAIAGWIALLWGGQITGFYWQVSV; encoded by the coding sequence ATGATTGAATTGCTGAGCCATCACCCCGACGCGTTTATCGCCTGCGCCCTGATTCTCGGCTTGCTGGTGGGCAGCTTTATCAATGTGCTGGTGTGGCGCTTGCCCCAGATGCTTGAACGGGACTGGCAGGCCCAGGCGCGCGACATACTGGGCTTGCCCGAGCCTGCCAGGGGCCCTGTGTATAACCTGCTGCGCCCGCGCTCCCACTGCCCCGATTGCCAGCATTCACTGCGCGCCCGGGAGAACATTCCGCTGCTGAGCTACCTGTTTTTACGCGGCAAGTGCTCACACTGCAAAACCCCGATCAGCCTGCGTTACCCCCTTACGGAGCTGGCCTGCGCGGCATTGTCGGCTTTTGTTGCCTGGCATTTCGGTTTTGGCGCCCAGGCAGGCTGGATGCTGGTGCTGACCTGGGGGTTACTCGCCATTTGCCTGATCGATGCCGAGCATCAAATCGTGCCCGACGTTCTGGTTTTCCCGCTGCTCTGGCTGGGCTTGCTGCTCAACAGCTTCTCCCTGTTCACCACACTGGGGCAGGCCGTATGGGGCGCAGCGCTGGGCTATGCCTGCCTGTGGTCGGTGTTCTGGATGTTCAAACTGATCACCGGCAAGGACGGCATGGGCTACGGCGACTTCAAGCTACTGGCCGTGCTCGGCGCCTGGGGCGGGGTTGCGGTTCTGCCGCTGACCATCCTGCTGTCTTCACTGCTGGGGGCCGCTGCAGGGGTTGGGCTGTTGCTCTTGCGCCGGGCCAGGACCAGTACCCCGATCCCTTTTGCACCGTATCTGGCAATTGCCGGCTGGATTGCATTGCTCTGGGGTGGTCAAATAACCGGCTTCTATTGGCAGGTTTCGGTTTGA
- a CDS encoding type II secretion system F family protein, with protein sequence MATQAVKNTLYRWQGTDGNGVKTSGQISADSHAMIRVQLRRQGITVSKIRRHYSRDRDAGKSITALDITLFTRQLATLISAGIALQQALGVIADGFESRAMRQQVTELKQDIGAGTSLAAALRKKPAHFDPLFCSLVEAGELAGALDVMLQRVATYREKTEALKKKIKKAMTYPSAVLLVALGVCSILLIAVVPQFQGVFRSFDAQLPALTLWVIGLSDGLLAHGLWLLCVCGVILAGLHHRYKHCPALRQRIDRWLLHLPVLGNLLHMSAIARFARTLSTTLAAGVPLLEALNSVASATRNNLHKDAVLRLKQQVATGSPIHVAMAAVGVFPGMAIQMTAIGEESGTLDSMLDHVAAYYESEVDAQVDHLTTLLEPIIMVVLGVMVGGLVIAMYLPIFNLGQVI encoded by the coding sequence ATGGCAACACAGGCCGTTAAAAACACCCTCTACCGGTGGCAAGGCACAGATGGCAACGGCGTTAAAACCAGTGGCCAGATCTCGGCTGACAGCCACGCCATGATCAGGGTCCAACTACGCCGCCAAGGTATTACCGTTAGTAAAATCCGCCGCCATTACAGTCGCGATCGCGATGCAGGCAAATCCATCACGGCGCTGGATATCACCCTGTTCACCCGCCAGTTGGCAACCCTGATCAGCGCCGGCATTGCCTTGCAGCAAGCCCTGGGGGTGATCGCCGACGGTTTCGAGAGCCGGGCCATGCGCCAGCAGGTCACCGAACTCAAACAGGACATCGGCGCAGGCACCAGCCTGGCGGCAGCACTGCGCAAAAAACCGGCACATTTCGACCCGCTGTTTTGCAGCCTCGTAGAAGCGGGGGAACTGGCCGGGGCGCTGGACGTCATGCTGCAACGGGTAGCGACCTACAGGGAGAAAACCGAAGCCCTGAAAAAGAAAATCAAAAAAGCCATGACCTACCCCAGTGCCGTGCTCTTGGTGGCGCTGGGGGTGTGCAGTATTTTGCTGATCGCAGTGGTGCCGCAGTTTCAGGGCGTGTTCCGCTCATTCGATGCGCAACTGCCGGCGCTGACCTTGTGGGTCATCGGCCTGTCTGATGGCCTGCTGGCACATGGCCTGTGGCTGCTGTGTGTGTGCGGCGTCATTCTGGCCGGCCTTCATCATCGCTACAAACATTGCCCGGCCTTGCGCCAACGCATTGATCGCTGGCTGCTGCATTTGCCCGTGCTGGGCAATCTGCTGCACATGTCAGCCATCGCCCGTTTTGCGCGCACGCTGTCGACCACCCTGGCTGCCGGGGTGCCATTGCTCGAAGCGCTGAACAGTGTCGCCAGCGCCACGCGCAATAACCTGCACAAGGACGCGGTGCTGCGGCTCAAACAACAGGTTGCGACTGGTAGCCCGATCCATGTGGCAATGGCTGCAGTCGGAGTATTCCCGGGCATGGCAATTCAGATGACAGCAATTGGCGAAGAATCCGGCACATTAGACAGCATGCTGGACCACGTTGCCGCCTATTATGAAAGCGAGGTCGACGCACAGGTCGACCACCTCACAACGTTGCTGGAGCCGATCATCATGGTGGTACTTGGAGTTATGGTTGGCGGGCTGGTCATCGCCATGTACTTGCCGATCTTCAACCTGGGCCAGGTAATCTGA
- a CDS encoding pilin, producing MKQQQGFTLIELMIVVAIIGLIASFAFPAYHEHVMKTRFAEVNTISNTYKTAVALCYSQTNDLMACDAGTNGIPGPAEATENLAAGMTVVDGVITLAGTQAAGGWVSVLVPTPGNSGSTLIWTQNGTCLASGACK from the coding sequence GTGAAACAACAACAAGGCTTCACCCTGATCGAACTGATGATTGTGGTTGCCATCATCGGTCTGATTGCTTCGTTCGCATTTCCGGCTTACCACGAGCATGTGATGAAGACCCGTTTTGCCGAGGTGAACACCATCAGCAACACTTACAAGACGGCCGTTGCCCTGTGCTACAGCCAGACCAATGATTTGATGGCCTGTGATGCCGGCACCAACGGTATCCCGGGACCGGCCGAAGCCACGGAAAACCTGGCCGCGGGCATGACAGTGGTCGATGGCGTGATCACCCTGGCAGGGACCCAGGCCGCAGGCGGTTGGGTCAGCGTACTGGTACCGACCCCAGGCAATTCCGGCAGCACCCTGATCTGGACGCAAAACGGTACTTGCCTGGCCAGCGGTGCCTGCAAATAG
- a CDS encoding DNA-3-methyladenine glycosylase 2, translating into MTTDNSLSTPSTAACEIARLSRDARFDGVFFTAVLSTRIYCRPVCPARAPKAENVVYYPSAAAAQAQGFRPCLRCRPELAPGNQLWLQGEHLVARALKLINEGYLAEHSLEELAERMNIGARQLRRLFVQYLGAPPMAVHATQRLLFAKQLLTETDLSITEVAMASGFGSLRRFNAAFAEANHAEPRAFRRSPKAGADKALVLRLGYRPPYDFAALLGFLQTRALPGIEQVDERSYQRVFGHSDAPGWLRVSAWPGEQHALQLELRNVPPGQMLAVVTRIRRMFDLDADPLAIARTLSASTLLAPVIGRYPGLRLPGGWDGFEVAVRAVLGQQVSVAAARTLASRIVQRHGVAIEADQGSGLDRLFPGPEQLAQADLGQMGITQARINTIQGIARALMEGRVDFAVEQPLERFIQRWVQLPGIGEWTAHYIAMRVLKHPDAFPAADLILRREANPQGEPLSTKRLQALAESWRPWRAYSVMYLWRAATDSAAARKV; encoded by the coding sequence ATGACCACAGATAACAGCCTGTCCACGCCCAGCACCGCAGCCTGCGAAATCGCTCGCCTGAGCCGCGATGCGCGATTTGACGGGGTGTTTTTCACTGCCGTGCTCAGTACCCGGATCTACTGCCGCCCCGTGTGCCCGGCCCGTGCGCCAAAAGCCGAAAACGTGGTCTATTACCCCAGCGCAGCAGCGGCTCAAGCCCAAGGCTTTCGCCCTTGTTTACGTTGTCGGCCCGAGCTGGCACCGGGCAATCAGCTTTGGTTGCAGGGCGAGCATTTGGTGGCGCGAGCCTTGAAGCTCATTAATGAGGGTTACCTGGCCGAGCACTCACTGGAGGAGTTGGCCGAGCGCATGAACATCGGCGCGCGGCAATTGCGTCGTCTGTTTGTTCAGTACCTCGGGGCGCCGCCGATGGCCGTGCATGCCACCCAGCGCCTGCTGTTTGCCAAGCAACTGTTGACCGAAACCGACCTGTCGATTACTGAAGTGGCAATGGCATCCGGCTTTGGTAGCCTGCGTCGTTTCAATGCGGCCTTTGCCGAAGCCAATCATGCCGAGCCGCGTGCCTTCAGGCGCAGCCCAAAGGCAGGGGCAGACAAGGCACTGGTGTTGCGCCTGGGCTATCGCCCGCCTTATGACTTCGCGGCCTTGTTGGGTTTTTTGCAGACCCGCGCTTTGCCCGGTATCGAACAGGTCGATGAGCGCAGCTATCAGCGGGTGTTTGGCCATTCTGACGCCCCCGGCTGGTTGCGGGTCAGTGCCTGGCCGGGTGAACAGCATGCGTTGCAACTGGAACTGCGCAATGTGCCGCCCGGGCAGATGCTGGCGGTCGTCACGCGGATCCGGCGCATGTTCGATCTGGATGCCGACCCGCTGGCTATCGCCCGCACCTTGAGTGCCAGCACGCTGCTGGCGCCTGTGATCGGGCGTTATCCGGGGCTGCGCTTGCCAGGTGGCTGGGACGGTTTTGAGGTGGCGGTGCGAGCCGTACTGGGGCAGCAAGTCAGCGTGGCTGCTGCACGCACCCTGGCCAGTCGAATCGTGCAGCGTCATGGCGTTGCCATTGAGGCCGACCAGGGCTCGGGGCTGGATCGGTTGTTCCCCGGCCCCGAGCAGTTGGCTCAGGCTGATCTTGGGCAAATGGGCATTACCCAGGCACGGATCAACACGATTCAGGGGATAGCGCGTGCACTGATGGAGGGCCGCGTCGACTTCGCCGTGGAGCAACCCCTGGAACGTTTTATCCAGCGCTGGGTGCAACTGCCCGGCATTGGCGAATGGACCGCGCATTACATTGCCATGCGCGTGCTCAAGCATCCTGATGCGTTTCCGGCGGCGGACCTGATTCTGCGCCGCGAAGCCAACCCCCAGGGCGAGCCGTTAAGTACCAAGAGGCTGCAGGCACTGGCTGAAAGCTGGCGCCCGTGGCGAGCTTATTCAGTGATGTATTTATGGCGTGCGGCGACCGATTCGGCTGCTGCCCGCAAGGTGTGA
- a CDS encoding methylated-DNA--[protein]-cysteine S-methyltransferase: MTQIYYDCMPSPIGPLFLVADDAGLREVRFELDRRPHAPQEGWVHSPQKLAEVRRQLEEYFAGERQTFDLFLKPLGTDFQQSVWQALTTIPYALTTSYGQISQQIHRPKASRAVGAANGRNPIPIIIPCHRVIGSNGTLTGFAGGLAAKQWLLEHEIKCRRHD; the protein is encoded by the coding sequence ATGACACAGATTTACTACGACTGCATGCCATCACCGATTGGGCCGTTGTTCTTGGTCGCCGATGATGCAGGTTTGCGCGAAGTGCGTTTTGAGCTGGACCGTCGGCCCCATGCACCGCAGGAAGGTTGGGTGCATTCGCCACAAAAGCTCGCAGAAGTTCGCCGTCAGCTGGAGGAATATTTTGCGGGTGAGCGTCAGACGTTTGACCTGTTTCTCAAACCGCTGGGCACCGACTTTCAGCAGTCGGTCTGGCAGGCGCTGACCACCATTCCTTATGCGCTGACCACCAGTTACGGCCAGATTTCGCAGCAGATCCACCGGCCCAAAGCGTCCCGTGCAGTGGGGGCGGCGAACGGGCGCAATCCGATCCCGATCATCATCCCGTGCCACCGGGTGATTGGCAGCAATGGCACCTTGACCGGTTTTGCCGGTGGTCTGGCAGCCAAGCAATGGCTGCTGGAACATGAGATCAAGTGCCGCCGGCACGACTGA
- the nadC gene encoding carboxylating nicotinate-nucleotide diphosphorylase, which translates to MPNLRLADLTAEIEANVRRALAEDIGSGDITARLIPAERLAKATIITREAAVISGTAWVDTVFRQLDPRVAVHWQVADGERVSPNQVLFHLEGPARSLLSGERSALNFLQMLSGVATHAQHLADQVADTQVKLLDTRKTLPGLRMAQKYAVTCGGCHNHRIGLYDAFLIKENHIAACGGIAQAISAAHKIAPGKPVEIEVESLAELKEALAAGADIIMLDELSMADMREAVRLNAGKAKLEASGGINETTLRPIAETGVDYISIGAMTKDVKAVDLSMRLSL; encoded by the coding sequence ATGCCGAATTTACGCCTGGCCGACCTCACTGCCGAAATCGAAGCCAACGTGCGTCGTGCGTTAGCCGAAGACATTGGCAGCGGCGATATCACTGCACGGCTGATCCCGGCCGAGCGCCTGGCCAAAGCCACGATCATTACCCGTGAAGCGGCGGTGATCAGCGGTACCGCCTGGGTCGATACTGTGTTTCGCCAGCTTGATCCACGGGTTGCCGTGCATTGGCAGGTGGCTGATGGCGAGCGCGTAAGCCCCAACCAGGTGCTGTTTCACCTGGAAGGCCCGGCCCGTTCGCTGCTCAGCGGCGAACGCAGCGCACTGAACTTCCTGCAGATGCTGTCAGGCGTCGCCACCCATGCACAGCATCTGGCCGATCAAGTGGCGGACACTCAGGTCAAGCTGCTGGACACCCGTAAAACCCTGCCAGGTTTGCGTATGGCGCAGAAATACGCAGTGACCTGCGGTGGCTGCCACAATCACCGTATTGGGCTTTACGACGCATTCCTGATCAAGGAAAACCACATTGCCGCGTGCGGTGGCATTGCCCAGGCCATCAGCGCTGCGCACAAGATCGCCCCGGGCAAGCCGGTCGAGATCGAAGTTGAAAGCCTGGCAGAACTCAAGGAAGCGCTGGCGGCAGGGGCCGATATCATCATGCTCGACGAATTGAGCATGGCTGACATGCGCGAAGCGGTCCGCCTGAACGCGGGCAAGGCCAAGCTGGAAGCCAGCGGCGGCATCAACGAGACGACCTTGCGGCCGATCGCCGAAACCGGTGTCGACTACATCTCCATTGGTGCTATGACCAAGGATGTAAAGGCAGTGGACTTGTCGATGCGGCTAAGCCTGTAA